A region of the Apium graveolens cultivar Ventura chromosome 6, ASM990537v1, whole genome shotgun sequence genome:
GTTCATTAGAATTGAAACCAATACCCGGATATGGCCCATGTTATACCAAGGCCTGGACATTTGTTCGTTAAGATGAGTAGTTCAATAGCAAAATAGGGCACGCACCTTTTGGTGACGATGAAATAGGGACAAAATTGCTAGCATCTTTGTCGTTGTCACCACTCGAGTTCATCTTCTTCTCACCTCTATATGACCCTTTTCTTGAAAGGTTCCTCTGCAACTTCACATTTCATATAAAACAACACTAATATAACTATTATGCCATAAACAAAGTTGATAATGTAAGCAAACTTTATAAAGTTACGGAAAGCAATTAAGTGGACATTAGATTATGATTATGATATAATACTTAACTTGTTAATTATTAGTGTTACTTTTATAAAGGCAAGAATTGGATAAGCACAAGTGCCGAATTGATTATATGCTTTTGACAAAATACTTTGATTGTAAAGGCCGTAAAGTTCAAGAAACTATGTTAAAATACACAaccttgttttattatcagaattgTTTTGCCGGAGTAAAATCTAATTATCAATTTGATCAACAAAAGATGATTAGGCAACTGAGCCAGCGGCAGATTACAAAACTAATCCTCGTAAAATAGACGGAAAAGAAGTGATGAGAATTTAGATCAGAGCAAATTGGACTTACCGTGATTCTTGAATTCGGGGAGACATTTTTCGACGATAAATCGGAAAGTCTTTCCATTTCGACGGTGAAGCTATCGGATTTGGTGTTTGCAGACTGTAAACTACTGGTTTCATCGGCTTTAAGGAGTCCAGAAAACGATTTCATATCTCCCTGTTGAAAATAACCCGAGAAATTCAATGAAACAGTTCAAGGGTGATGAGATAATTCGTCGAAAAGGAACTAAAAATGAAAGGAGAAAAGAATTCTAACCAGTTGTGAATATTCTATTTGCTTGACACTAGAGAGAAAGAACTGAAAAAGTTGATAAGAAATGTATGAGAAGAGTTGCGTAGAGGTAATGTTTTAATTTGACATAAGAAGATAAAGATAAAGTTGAGTGCACACGCAGCTCCATTTGTAGAGTCAATTAAGAGAAAACAAATGCATGTACCATATATACCAAATCTCGGAGAGTCGTGTATGGCAAGAAACTCAGCTGGGCTTCTTTTTTCTTCCACTGCTACAATGGCTGCAGATACACTTCAGTTACAACTAAATTCTATCCTATATAACCTTTTTTTGCCGAAGAAAATATATAattaagtatgtatatgtatacgaGGGGAATTAGTATATGTATACGAGGGGAAGTAGCTCGGTTGGTAGAGCAAATAATCGAAATCTGAAAAAGTTGGATGTATGAGTTTCTGAATGGATGGGAGAAGTGAATATATTATAGGCTATGTTGTGTTAGATAAAGGCATGTAGAGGGGTCTCATGGTGGGGTGAGGGGGAGAGGTGGGGGGTTATGGTTTTGTGGGAGTTGGAAATTTGTGAGGCATTGGTTGCGAGTTTATTTATCTACTGAGCTACTATTAAAGAAGAAGTTTCATTGAAATGTAAAAGCGTTATCAGTACTTCACAATTAACTGGCAATTATTTTTTGTGGTGCACATTTGACTTTGACAAAGTAACCTGTAGTTTATGTTTTCAACTGCCCCTTCACAAACATATTTTGTTTACCAAAACTATCAACTTGGGGGTTGCTAGTTAGTTGAATTTTTACTAAATCAACGTTTGTAAAGTTTGAGTTGATGTTTTCTGCTTTTTTCAATCTCAATTGTTGATGTCAATGGTTCTAAGTTTCCCCAAAAATGTGAGATacggaaagacaagaggctatgTTCTACGTGGGAGGGACCATTTTTTTATAActatttattttaaaaagaaattgCGAAAATATTTATTATAGAATATAAAAATAAATTGAATTTTGTTTTCGTGCAACGATTACAAGTAGATATTGTTGACATTTAGAACAAGTTCAACAATATTCTCGTAAATGGCTATTAAATTACAATGTTATTGGGATTTTAAacattattttgatatattaactCAGCAATCTATTCTATAATTGTGccttattatttaaataataatatatttgtaTTACAATTGAGGAAAGTGAAAAAATGATAGAGTTATATGTAAAAGAAgataaaaattgattttttattGAGAGTAATGACATAAGACATGTATAATGGTGACTTAAATATAGGGTTTGAAAAAATTGTGTTAGTGATATAAGAATATTTTGAATGGGGTTGACAATTAAAGTAGCATGTCAAATCATTGTAACTAATAATATTTAAGGTAATTTGTATAATATTTCCCACATTAATGGGTCACTTTATAATTATATCccattttaattaaaatttatcaCGATTAAAGTCCAACTCCTATATAACCATCATATATGTATTTTAATTATaagaataatatatatttatcaaATATTACAAAAATAACCTTGAGACATTAATAATAGGTTTTAAATGATTCTTGTTATGTGAGTTTTTTTATATCTATTAACTTATCTATCAAAACTAATTTAGAAGATGTCATTAACATAAAAGGTTTTAATACTCTGTTTGAAATAAACACCTATTCACACCtaattagaaaataattattacGTTCATTATGAGTTGAAGTAGATAACAATTTAACCACGAAGGAGATAACCTAATATCATATCTCATATTTTTATGATAAATCTAATATCTATATTCTTTATATGCGTCTCTTCTTTTAATAGAAGTagtgaatttttttttaaactaCACAAGCACTTAAGTTGAATTGTAGTACAGTATTTACCATTTAATTATATGTATAAAATTCAGTTTCTCAATTAAATTAATATATACTTTATTTCTATTAAAAATCATTACATATTTTAGTATTAATGCCATGTTAGTATCAAAAATTAAAAtgtattttatttctattaaaaAATCAATAGATATTTTAGAATTTATATTATTTTACtcttaaaaataaatatttttttctttcttaatTAAACTTTCTTTAAAAAAGTTTACACATTCTCAGTATTAAGAAACATAGAGCAAAAAGCTGTTTGATGTGGAAAAATTAAGCGTTCAGATTCACTTACAATTTCAAAGAGGGTATAAGGTTATATATGTAATTTAGATATTTGAAATAGTTAAATTAATCATAATTACTTTGAAATTGGCAATTTTTTTGAATATAGGACATGTttataaatacaattataaatgGGCTAGATTTACAAACCAACTTTTAAAATGAGAAATATATGTAAAAAGCCCAATATTTAATTTTATCTTCCTTCTCTTATAAATCTGACACCCTTATTCTCTAACATTTTTTACGATGGTTGGCGATCAAAGTTGTCAAAATATTAATACATTATAGTTATAATTAGATatgaaaattatttgaaattgcgacgatttaaacatttcgtcgtaagttaattatttttattaaaatttacgacggaaattaaaattcgtcgtaagttatcaaagagggaaatttaactttttccccAAATTTTTGGCAGGAAATTAAAAATCATTTGAAATTGCGACGATTTGAACATTTCGTcgtaaattaaatatttttattaaaattttaatttgaaattaaaCAGAAAATACATTTCATCTAAATTTACGATGAAATATTTGTGACAGAAAATATTTGAACAtctaatttacgacggaaattaaagTTCGTCGTAAattatcaaagagggaaatttaactttttccccaaaattttggcggtaaatttgacttttctcaatTTTTTGTAGATAATAATTTCTGACGGACTCCAGCGTAAATTAGCAcatgatttttgataatttcaatttttaaaaaaatattatttcatgatccaaccatattaatgtcaTCATTTATTTGTTTCGGtgacatttcaagaatttcagaaaaaaattaaatattttgataaaataatttaatatgaaacattgattatcactaatatatatatatatatatatatatatatatatatatatatattgtcatccatacagttggatcgatgatttttttttgatatgaaattttggttacatcactaatatatatatctattgacatccatacggttgaatcgttgaaaaatatttttaaaataatcgaaacactaattcaagattcaacactagttagatgtactagtcaaactgacgcttgactcttaaaatgtcaaaccaaataaaattattttgatatgaaattttggttatatcactaatatatatctattgacatccatacggttggatcgttgaaaaatatttttaaaataatcgaaacactaattcaggattcaacactagttatcatgtattagtcaaactgatgcttaactgttaaaatatcaaaccaaataaaattattttgatatgaaattttggttacatcactaatatatattgacatccatacggttggatcgttgaaaaatatttttaaaataatcgaaacactaattcaacattcaacactagttagctgtactagtcaaactgacgtttgactgttaaaatgtcaaaccaaataaaattattttgatatgaaattttggttatatcactaatatatatatctattgacatccatacggttggatcgttgaaaaatatttttaaaataatcgaaacactaattcaggattcaacactagttataatgtattagtcaaactgatactttactattaaaatgtcaaaccaaataaaattattttgatatgaaattttcattatatcactaatatatatatatatctattaacatccatacggttggattgttgaaatatatttttgaaataatcgaaacactaattcaggattcaacactggTTAGCATGtattagtcaaactgatgcttgactgttaaaatgtcaaaccaaataaaattattttgatatgaatttttggttatatcactaatatatatatatatatatatctattgacattcatacaggtgaatcattgaaaaatatttttaaaataatcgaaacacaaattgaggattaaatactagttagttatacaagtcaaactcatgcttcaatgttaaaatgacaaaccaaataaatttattctgatataaaaatttggttatattactaatatatatatatatatatatatattgacatccaaACAGTTGGATCattgtaaaatatttttaaaaaataaataaaaactacCCTCTTAAGCAGAACTATTAAGAACTctcttaaaatatatattttttaaaattttaaacaaaaCTCTCTTAAAAGCGTTATTaatcatttatttttaaaatgcccTCCCTTAAATACGAAAGATTggttaattaaaattttaaatatatccaaaaatggaaaaactaattaattaattatattttgaaactaattaaattaagtattttttttacttagaaaagaaaaaaattatgtATTTTTAAATATAGACTCAACTATAATTTTATTTTCATTGGCGGGATTGCGGGGAGTAAATATTCTGAAATTTCTAAGTGCCGGGTAATTTGaccattttctttttctttcccccCGAACCCCTATTTatcttctttatttatttttatatcttTCTCAAGGTCTTCTCACGCTCATTCTGGCCTCTGTCTTCAAACCCTAGCATTATCGCCACACTCTCCACTTTTATAAAGCCACTATTTCATTCTCGAACGCCCTAATTTTGATTTATTCTACCTGAATTTGAGGTAAACTGTGTTTGTTTTTTCTCAATTTCATTTCTTATACTTTTTGTAATTTGATTGATACTGATTGTAATTGATGTGTTTGTCTGTTTAATTGTAGGTGTGATAAGTTTTGGAGAAGATGTCGGATGAAGAGAGAGAGGAGGTGGAGTTGGATCTGTCCTCTCCTGAAGTTGTTACTAAATACAAGCTCGCTGCTAAGACTGTTAACAAtgagtctctctctctctctctctctctctctctctctctctctctcgtgaAACAAAACAAATGTAGTGAATCTTCATTCTCAAACTGTACTGATTTGCTTTCTTGATATATGTCGTCAGTTTTTGGTAAGGCTATCTTAAAGTAGGTCTGCTATAAGCTTAAGCAGAGCAAACGATAATGATTTTTTGTattaatttatcaaaataatGCCTAGAAGTTTTTTCAGTATCCTGCAGCTAAAATTTGTTTAAAAGCATTACTAATCATAAGAAGCAGAACAAGTGCATTTCTGCTGCTGTTCTAGTGACAACATTCCCACTTTTATTATTGGGAAGAGATTgtctttaaaaaaattatatattggATGAAGTAAATCATTTGAATTGAATATTCAGTTGACTATGTGATTGTGGTGGTTGGATTAAGCTCTAATATATTCTAAATCatgaaaataaaatgtttcaggAATCACTATAGCAGAATACTTCAGAGATATGGATTACAATGTTCGTATGATGGCAAATTCAACATCCCGATGGGCAGAAGCTTTAAGAGAAATTTCAGGGCAATTGGTAATTACATACTTAAATTTGTGCATGTAAATTCAATGTAGATTGTTTCAGGAAAGTTTCAGCAACTTTTTCTTTGATTCTCATCATAATGTGATGCATTAATCTGCTATCCCAGAATATAAATAGCTGTTTTTGTCAGCAGAATGAGTACAATTTAACTTTTTATCTTTGTGATCATGGAAGTTGAAGACTTGACGATACTCGAAGAAATGTGGAGAGACGTTGATATTGTTGTTAACATAGCTGCTACAACTAACTTCGACGAAAGGTCTCTATTATCTTGTACCTATATTGCTCATTTCGTTATCAACTTTTTAATATATGTATAGATATGTTATATGTTATTGCTACTCTCTCCATTTCTTATTAGTTTCATTTCTATTTCAGAAACTAATTTATACTACTCTGAATAATATTGTATAGCTTATAATTTCCTTGTCGATGTACATGTGATGCTTAATTTCATAATATATACGCACGAATAATCACTAGTCTATATGTATATAGGTATTACTATTAACTCGATTGTTGAAATGTTGGATATAGGTATGACATTTCACTAGCTCTCAACACATTTAGAGCAGAACATGTGTACAACTTCGCTCTCAAGTGTAGCAACATCAAGTTGCTTCTACATGTATCCACTGGTAATTAACTGTCTAATGAGTAATTTTCAATTTCCTATAATGAGTTACATCTGAAATACCTGTATTGATGGCCTGCAGATTGTAACTAATGGTCCTCCTAttgatttaaattagaaaaaagttTACGAGACTGATTTATATAGATAAATGTAACGTATGATTGTTGCAGCATATGTTTGCAGAGAAAAAAGTGGACTCATGGAGGATCCGTATAAAATGGGGGAGACACTTAACGGAGAAGGAGGACTCGACATTTACAAAGAGAAGCAAATAATTGAGGATGCACTCTCTCAGCTCAATCACAAAAATGCTTACAATGAAACTATTATCCTAGCCTTGAAGGAGTTGGGGATCCAAAGGTAATTTACGTAATTTGCTTAAATGTAGATCACAAAACTGTAGTCAATTAGTGAGGTAGCTTACGTTAGAGTCAATTAGTGTGGGTGTGTGTGTGTTCTTGGGAGGGGTCGTTTTTTCTTGGGTAGGATTATTGGGTTTGGTGGATTCCCAAGGGGGTTTTTGGGGGGTTTACTTCTCTGTTGCTTGGGAAGTTGGGTGTGTGGTGGTTTGATTTAGTTGGTGTAAGGAGAGGAGGGTGCGATGTCTCTGGTTTTCGAGGGGGGAGTTTTAGTTTAATGTTTTTAGTGGATTTAGGCATTCTGGAGCTGGGTTTTTTTAGCATTGACTTGGGTAGTTTTTTGCGTAGGAGGGGGGTTGGTTTGAGTGTTCGAAGAGATTGAGGGTTACGGGTAATTTTAGGTCGAGTGCAGGAGTCGGAGGTAGCAGTTTTTGGAGCTCTCAAACTGGGTTCTGTGTATTGTGTTTCCAGGAGTTTGCGAGCAGCTAGTTTTCGAGATGGGATTGCTTGGTGTCTAAGGTGTGGTGCTGTAATCTCTGTGGGTTTGTGAAGACTTATGCGGCTCTGGTTCTTCAGATTGGGAGGCCCTGGAGTTTCACTGGTTTTCCAGTAAGCACAATCTGGGGATTTTATTTCTGGACCTACAGATTTTGTGGGTGGAGCTCCCGTCTTTTTCTGATTTCCTTGGATTTATTTCGAGGTCATTCTTTGCTTGACACTTGGAGTTCTAGACATTTTTGGTTTGATTTTTTAGTTGGTTTTGGTTATGTTTTGGGGCCTCTCTTTTGGTTCTATTATTGGTTGTATATCTATTTTCTTTTTATGCTAGTTTTTTGTCTCTTAGAGGCTTGTTTTGAGAGATGAGAATTCTAACATTTCTCTTTGTATATTTTTTCTCTTATTATATTTTACGAGGTTAGACCTCATTTACCTAAAAAAATTTGTAAAAATCCAGTTAATTTGTGATTACGGAAGAAAATTCATAGATGTTTCTAAATTTAGATTTAGTCAATTGCGTGGATGATTACTTGTTATTTGATTTTGGTTTCGGATTGAGCTACGATTGTATGTAGATCGGTATTTGTGATTGTACAGGTTTAGGATCCAATTTGAAATCCGAAATGGCTGAAAACTGGAAAATCAGTATTTGGTTATTATGGAAaacaaacttacgacggttgttctTTGTATATTCCGTCGTAATCTAGccattttcatattttttttttgaattttcattttCCAAGCTTGTAGGTCCCACCTTCTAAAATACGACGTTTTTTCTGTCGGAAATTTCTAAGTTACGACGCACTTTTTCGTCGTAAActtatgttttattttattaaaagTGGGTCCCGTAAAGTAATATCCGACGTTTTTCCGTCGTAAGTACAAAACTTATGACGTTATTTTTCGTCGTATTTTGGTATCTTACGACGAAatattccgtcgtaagtagatttattattttattgagtatgTGGGCCCCTACTTTATaacttgcgacgcaattttatcttgtgacgaaaaaacgaacttactactcgaccaaaaatgacgatttttttctgtcgtaaatggctcaattacgacgatttcagttcaaaaaaccgtcgtaaatgactgaattacgacgatttcagttcaaaaaaccgtcgtaaatggccagatttgttgtagtgaTTTTAACTTTTACACTATTTTAAAGTGTTATGCCCGCATATTTTTGTTATTAAAAATATTCGTGATTAAAAATTTAAtcttaaattttaatttatagaaagaaaattaaaaaaaaattattaacagaAATATATGGTAAATGCATATGTACATTAAATTACGAGCAAGGACAAGCAAATTAGGATAATTTATCTTTTAATAGGGTGTCAAAAATTGGACACTTTGTTTAGCACCCATAAGTCTACGATGAGTGGCCAATAAAAATGACATAACAGATAATATTTTGACCATTTTTTTGACATCCGACGTTATAAGAAACTACTAGGATACTACTGAAACAACGTCAACTGCCTAAAGTTTTAAAGGTTATTTAGTAAACATATTTTTACATGGTTATTTGAAATACCTAGAAAGTGATATAAATTAATATTCTTTGAAccataaaaaattattaattaatcaaaatattaatatatcgataaattaataatttgttaatttatcgagatatattattataaattttataatattataatttttagaattataattTATCATGATTTTATTTATGaacatttaaaataaaattaaaaatttgaatatatatatttattaatataagTAAAATAGATAGATTCAtgtatttaattaaattatatatacatgaatttaaataatttaaatacattcatgaatttaaataaattaaatacattcatgaatATTACTAAACCTAATTCATTCATGCATACGCTCAGAAGATGTAGACAGCTTTGTGAAGATCTCCAACAATTAAGTCTTTTGATCAAAGAGTTAAATTATCATGATGCAATGGATgctgaaaaaattattaattatccTACTGAAAATGAAGTAGTGGGGCTGTTGAACAAATTATTAACAGTGTGATGGGAAATGAGAAATAAGATGAAGTTGAAGATGATAATACACAATTAGAGCTGGTCTCACCAAAAGATATCTTTAAATTAACAATTACTTTACCTAAGTTTCTTTTGCAATATGAATATATTACCCtgaaaaagaaaaatcaagatgAAATATAAGGCGAAGTTACATTTGAGTCTTATTATAAAAGTGCATCTTAGaacaaatatttataatttttgatgTAATAGgcaattatttaaatttatatattatatgggACTTATATgcatttataaaaatatattatctTATAAATTTAACGAATTATTAATTTAACATAAAGGGTCAGACTCGAAACCACaagaaattattaatttatcaagGTTATTAATTTATCTAGTATTAATTTATCAAGATTTCACTATATTAGAACTGCCACCCATGGTTAGTCACATTTCCTGGTAAAATAAAGCTAAtacatatattattatttttttttgccAAAGTAATACATATATTATTAATAAAGCACAAATAAAAAACAAATTTTAATTGATGTTGTTTAAGAATTAACAAAACATAGCTCATTTTTAAATAAAGTATAGAATATAtgttaataatattttttaatatttatttttaaattcatttaataatatttgatATCTTAAATAACATAATGGGTTtgtaattaaaaatattaatatttaaattcaattttttactatttaaaatttaaaatttaaaatgtacaattataatttattaaaaatatggaTGATAATAACAATAATTTCAAGTCATATGTTATAATACTAGTAATTGTGTTTGTTAagattttaataaaaatataaattgaaaAGACAGATAAGGTTGTATAATCATTTTTTCATTTTGATTTTACATGTTAAAAAAATAAAGATAGACGCGGAGATATTTATTagtaaataataattattattaacctaaaaaaatattataataaaaaaaagaaataagtaaatcaaattaatataaaaaaataaatgcaTAAGGAATTTGAATACGTGTTATTAACCAAACAACATCCCAGAATACATGTACCTTCTTTGTACATAAAGAAAGTGTAACTTCTTAAGAGCGTATTTTCAATAGTGATTGTCAAGAGCCAATAAGTTAAGGAAAAACACTCTTGATTGCCTATCTATGAGTTGGTAGATTGCAAACCAATGTGGCACAACTTCCCGAAATGATTAAATTGGTCATCATTATGATCGTATAGCTAGActttttttgtaaaatattattatattatataatataatattacaCACCGGGTGTTTGTTTTTTTTCCATTAAAAACActaattttttggatttttattttTACTTATTTCTTCGATGGTTATTGGTAAGGTGTATGTTATTTGCCCTTTCAAGGGGTTTGATAATTGTTCCGATGGTGATACTAAAGGTAGGGGCTTACACATTCTTATTTTATTATACACCTCCGTAAACATCACTTTCGGTCAAATTCACAAATTGCTTTTATTAAAGAGCTTATCAGTAAAGATTTTGGTATCTTTAGAGTGGTTGATATTGCTCTTCGTCAAGTTGATCAATAGCTTTGTGGTGAGTGCATAACTATACATTCACTTTGCAAGCATTATAAACATGCTAATGGACAATCCCATTCACCCATGTGTATGAGTTGGACGATTTAATTTCTTGCTATATTCGGGGTATTTCTTCACCTAGATGCATTGTCAGCAGT
Encoded here:
- the LOC141664084 gene encoding uncharacterized protein LOC141664084 isoform X2; its protein translation is MFFLSSVKQIEYSQLGDMKSFSGLLKADETSSLQSANTKSDSFTVEMERLSDLSSKNVSPNSRITRNLSRKGSYRGEKKMNSSGDNDKDASNFVPISSSPKAAQLIDSSTPEKPILVTVGATNHPFNQQMHHQITITTPATTTESKLGSRRNSFKRSSWTIDPRRMLLFFATMSSIGTILLIYLTLSMKNVGGDASTMGQ
- the LOC141664084 gene encoding uncharacterized protein LOC141664084 isoform X1, with product MFFLSSVKQIEYSQLGDMKSFSGLLKADETSSLQSANTKSDSFTVEMERLSDLSSKNVSPNSRITLQRNLSRKGSYRGEKKMNSSGDNDKDASNFVPISSSPKAAQLIDSSTPEKPILVTVGATNHPFNQQMHHQITITTPATTTESKLGSRRNSFKRSSWTIDPRRMLLFFATMSSIGTILLIYLTLSMKNVGGDASTMGQ
- the LOC141664150 gene encoding fatty acyl-CoA reductase 3-like, encoding MEVEDLTILEEMWRDVDIVVNIAATTNFDERYDISLALNTFRAEHVYNFALKCSNIKLLLHVSTAYVCREKSGLMEDPYKMGETLNGEGGLDIYKEKQIIEDALSQLNHKNAYNETIILALKELGIQRSLRAASFRDGIAWCLRCGAVISVGL